In Mangifera indica cultivar Alphonso chromosome 1, CATAS_Mindica_2.1, whole genome shotgun sequence, a single genomic region encodes these proteins:
- the LOC123223077 gene encoding LOW QUALITY PROTEIN: homeobox-leucine zipper protein ATHB-6 (The sequence of the model RefSeq protein was modified relative to this genomic sequence to represent the inferred CDS: deleted 1 base in 1 codon), with protein MKRSLGSSESLGALMSICPTTDEHSPRTNHVYSREFQSMLDGLDEEGCVDEGGGHITEKKKRLRVDQVKALEKNFEVENKLEPERKVKLAQELGLQPRQVAVWFQNRRARWKTKQLERDYGALKGNYDALKLNYDALQHDNEALLKEIRELKSKLNEENTESNNLFVKEEIVMPETENKTLVEEGKPPPAVVTSSVAVSEADQEVLNYGGVASIFADFKDGSSDSDSSAILNEDNSPNVTISHHSLLMSPASSSLKSSPCLQFSKASTYQSQFVKTEEHNLFGEEACNFFSDDQPPSLQWYCSEPWS; from the exons ATGAAGAGATCACTTGGCAGCTCAGAATCCTTGGGTGCTTTGATGTCAATCTGCCCAACCACAG ATGAACACAGTCCAAGAACCAATCATGTTTATAGCAGAGAATTTCAGTCCATGTTGGATGGTTTAGATGAAGAAGGTTGCGTGGACGAAGGCGGAGGCCATATcacagagaagaagaaaagattaaGGGTGGATCAAGTGAAGGCCTTGGAGAAAAATTTCGAGGTTGAAAACAAGCTTGAACCTGAAAGAAAAGTTAAACTTGCACAAGAACTCGGGTTGCAACCGAGACAAGTTGCTGTCTGGTTCCAAAACCGAAGAGCTCGCTGGAAAACGAAGCAATTAGAGAGAGATTACGGCGCTCTTAAAGGCAACTATGATGCGCTTAAGCTCAATTATGATGCTCTCCAGCACGACAATGAAGCTTTACTCAAAGAG ATTAGAGAACTGAAATCGAAGCTGAATGAGGAAAACACTGAAAGCAATAATCTTTTTGTGAAAGAAGAAATAGTTATGCCTGAAACTGAAAACAAAACACTTGTTGAAGAAGGTAAGCCACCGCCTGCGGTGGTAACATCCTCAGTGGCAGTGTCTGAGGCTGATCAGGAAGTTCTCAACTATGGAGGAGTAGCTTCAATTTTCGCAGACTTCAAAGATGGGTCATCTGACAGTGACTCGAGTGCAATCTTGAACGAAGATAATAGCCCAAACGTGACCATTTCTCATCACAGTTTGTTGATGTCACCGGCATCCTCTTCACTAAAGTCATCACCTTGTCTACAGTTTTCAAAAGCATCAACTTATCAAAGCCAGTTCGTGAAAACGGAAGAGCACAATCTCTTTGGAGAGGAGGCTTGTAATTTTTTCTCCGATGACCAACCTCCATCACTTCAATGG TACTGCTCTGAGCCATGGAgctag